In Labrus mixtus chromosome 22, fLabMix1.1, whole genome shotgun sequence, the genomic window CTTGTATGAGGGTTTAAAGTTATACTGGGGAGATGactgtaccacagtcatttgaAACAGCTGTAATTAAACCTCttcttaaaaagcctactcttgATTCAATAACATTAGCTAACTATAGACTTATATCTagccttccttttatctcaattAAATGACTTTACATCTACTGGAATGTTTCTGATTTTGCGTTTGgatcatcatttgttttttgggCCCTTAAGTGTCCCCTGAACTGGAGACTATGAATTGATATGTGTGCTGGAAATTTCTGTAATGAGAGATTGTTTAATAAAAGATCTTTGAGTCATTCAGTTGTATTTGTTGGCATTTTATTATTCCTTTTACAAATGTACAGATTGAAAGATAAGTCTGCAGCAAAGCCCAGAGAAGGGCAGTCCAACTCCACACTATATAGACATTCAGTTACAAAGTTATGACGCACCCACTGTGGCAATGctaagataaaaaagaaacacctgatAAGGACAGTTCTCGGTGTGGATCCAAGGAGGATCTGTAATTATAATCTTCGTGTGCATCACTAACAGTCTAGTACATTTCCAGGAGGCACATACATTTCccgttacatttgttttttagaatTGCATGTTTaggcttttgttgttttggtgtgcGCTCAACCAGGAacttgatgtttatttgttgattcAGAGCGCACGAAATAATGATGATTGGTTGTAGGCTTGTAGCCACTGATGCTGGGTGCAGCACAACTCAAATAgtgggtttacacttttctcttgaagaaaataaatcaaaataaaccccTAAAGTaacctcagatcatttactAAACCAAATTAACTTTCAATAATTAAGTGATATTGTACCAGTAacttaaatataaaagaaatgattagaaagaaaacatttctcagaattAAAACCCCTTCAGTtggtctgccccagtgatgtcagcgatgacCTCATCAAACTGAAATTGTCAACTCCCTATTGGAAAAAGAGGTCAAAGAAGGATTCATGATCAGTCCATTTGACGATCCCCCATTTCCAGTATTCAGAGTCAGCCATAGCCACCAGGAAATACTATGGAAAATAGAGGCCCACAAAGCTCACACATTCCATCAACAGTGTCATTTCTTGTCCTGACTTCTCTATTCAATATGCATCTTTTATCACACCCCCTCAAACACGGAAATCCAGTTGGAAAATCGatatgaaatgttcagtctacatCAGGGGTTCTTAACCTTTTTGACCTCGGGGCCCAACTTTTCCAGTACTGTACAGGTTATCTGATGGATAACCTGCGGTTTGCGGTGCGGTGCCGCGGCCCCCGCGGCCCACAGGTGCAAAACGGAAAGTTTTTTGCGGCCCTCTAGGTGGCGCTCGCGGCCCaagtgtgggccgcggccccATGGTTAAGAATCACTGGTCTACATGGTACTATGCAACCCTGCTGGATTTCCACCTACCTGGGCTTCTCCACCGAACCCTGCGGGGGGCCTTTTCCCGTCCCACTACCCACCGTTCGAAGCTGAACTACACTCTGGCTTCACGGCAATCTGCAGCAGATCATCCTCCCTCACCTGCTTCCTTGCAGCGAGTGGATCCTGCATCGCTAGCGATGGAGTCGAACACCTTGGTTATTGGTGATTCCATAGTGGGCCATGTCAGGAGAAGATCAGCGGTGACATACTGTTTTCAAGGCGCAATGGTGTTGGACATACTGGATAGGATCCCCAGTCTCTTGGCAAAACACCCACGCGTTACGAACATCATCTTACATATCGGCTGCAATGATGTTTCAAAGCGATCttcagaaatattaaaatatgactttaacAGACTCCTTCGCTCGCTGGATTCATGTGgcaggtgtgtttttgtctccGGCCCCATTCCTCCACTAGGCCGAGGTGCCGGTCATTTTTGCCGCATCCTCAGTCTCCACACATGGCTGCAGTCTACCTGGGCAGTCCATAATAGTCCTGCTTTCATTGATAATTTTAAACCTCTTTTGGAATTTTCACGTTTGGGCTACTGCAACTCACTTTTCACTTTAGTCAGTCCTCAATGGCCAGACTCCAGCAAGTGCAGAATGCTGCTGCTCGGAttttaacaaatgcaaactgCAAGTCAAACATTACCCCaatcctttcctccctccatttGCTGCCCTGTACTTACAGGGTCgatttaaaaattatttaaaaaacttttaaaacacaacacggTCTAGCCCCTGCCCCCCTTACATTAAAGAACTTTTAACCCCTTATGCTCCGAGCCAAATCTTAGATCATCAAGAGCACCATTATTAGTCGTTCCTAGATCTAGGCTGGTTACTAAGGGTTACCCTACCCGTAGAAATTGGGCTGGAAAACTGTTCCTATTTTGAAATCCTTGctccaaacacatttttataagaAGGCCTTTTTAACGATTGATTAGTAATTAATGTCCTGGTTTAAttcattgaatacatttttataactcACCAATGTTTTATCCTGattcttttgtgaagcacttttcatgtatgttttattatgtttgattgaatgcattctgtaaagcactttgtaaccttgtTTAGATAAGTGCTATATagataaagttatttttattattaaatgcaCTATTGGGGACACATGAGGGACAATATAATGTTAATCATATTCTTAATGATGGGAGGAGGTGGGTGAACGTAGTGAGGTAGGTGGTGGGCCAGAACCATCTCCCAGGCATCCACCAGCTGAACATTAAGTCCTTTGAACACAGCTCTGACCACCTTGTCCTGTTGAATAGCATACCAGTCATTAAAGGCAAATATATAGGGATTTATCCCTCTGAGGTTTGGAGTCCTGATGACCACCAGCGTGTCTGGAGCCCTGTTTAACAGACGAATCACCGCCCTGCGGATGCCGTAAAGCCTTCTGATGTAGAATTGCATTGGGAAAGGAGTGAGGTGGGCCCAGATACCAAAAATTACAACTGTGTTGGTGCCACCAACTACATCATCTATTTCATTGGCAATGTAACGCAGCTCACTGGTTGGGATAAGGACGGAAACACTCAGAGGAGGACCGTGTAAGTGGAACTTCACCAAGATGTTTTTTGCATTGTCCCATATCATGAAAGGTCCTGATTTCTTTGGATTATTGCGGTTTATCTCCTTAGCATCTGAAAGTATGAAAAAAGGAGCAGATTAAGCTgtgatataaatacaattaaactgTTGCCTGAAATCACTGTGAATCAACTACCTGGAAGTGAAGCATCAAGGTACTCAAACCACTGCCTGACGGTGGAGTCTCCATACAGGTGGACCTCCTTTCCTTTCAGACActgactgatggcagaggagttGTTGAATTGGTGGACTTTGGTGCCACCTAGTGATCGCCACACACCCTGGTAGTAATACCCAGAGAGTCCAGACTTCCCACTGCCTTGACTATCCATGGGTTGCTCTGAGAATTGTTGATCAAAATAAGCATTTGGTTATTAAACTCATTGTTGTATCATTTGTCCACAGATCCCCTAAAAAGGCCAAAACAAGGTCTCTGCTTTACCTTACTCATTTTACTTTACACTGATGAGGACATTATACACATGTCACAAAAGCATTTGTAGTGGCAACTTTCATAAACAGTTTTTATCACTTAGTAGGAGACAATCTGTTATTTAATTCtgaaatatttactgtaaatgatattcttatttcttatgatctaaatgttgtgttttactaacatgaactgaaatcaaaatTCTTAAATTTAATGGatcatgattaaaatggcttctacagagttctttgatgtttttcaaaagATTAAGTTCATGCTTTACTACAATATAGTGAGTGTATGTCTCGAATGTACATGTTTATTGTGGTTAAGGAAAATGTTACcaaatgctttttatttgacaatgttaattatttaaagtaaaatatttacagatgttaagtggtttgagttttttattaGTACACTGGTACTGAGTTAATGAGATAAGCACTTGCAGCTCTTCCTCAGTTTTGTAGCTAGAAGctggtttatttttatatattttttgcttaTATGTATATCTGCTTGAATACAGAGAGTTaggttttatacatttttaccaaaccatttttattttcaaggtcacatggagatttttttaaaagttgaaaatagaaaaGTTGTGCTTTACCTTTCCTTTGAGGCAGCACAGTAACATTGGCCGGTCCTGAAGCCTGAATGAAGACTTGCATGTTGACATTGCTGGGGGGGAAAAGCTCCCATGATTAAGAATCTCTTAAACACACTACAATatgtaaatgtcaaatgtgatTCACCAAAAGGTAGCACTTTAGTCACCGTAAATTACTTTGCCTCCATATTTGGACTCTAAAGATACACTTTATAGTTTTGTTGATGAGAGAGACTTTAATTGTTCAGACTAAGTGTTTTGATAGGTATCATCTTACACTATAAACATCTTGAGATTTTATCTTTGCCTCCTGTGATTATAAACATGACATTTCCCCCCAGGAGATACATACTTTACACTTTGTTTATAGTCATTACATGTAAAAGTAGATGCATCGTTTCTATTGCTGTGCTCCCTCACCTTTTGAAAAGTTTCGCCTCATTAGCCTTGAGTTTTATACCCATTCCTCCATTCATGTGGTTCATCCTGGTATCACAGCTCAGTTTCTTTGGCTTATAGCAGAACCACGGGTCACCAGTACGGAGGTCAGTGTAGTTGCACTGTGGCTGGTTGGTTTGACGTAGACAAATATTACAGATGGTAGTTTCAGAGATTGAACCTGAGCGGAAGAGGCTCTTTAAGATAGTCCTATCAGGATGTTCTCTGCTTAGCCTACGGAGGACTGTGATAGCCTCGCTTGAGTGGACAAGCGTCAcctgataaaacaaagaacaagagTTTAAAGTCATATCATACAAGTCATGCCTACTAATTATTAATtgaataattagaaaacaaagttgtatttttggTGTCAGCTGACTGaagttgttcatttattttaaattaaaagcttaAGAGACATTGATGCAAATGGTCAACTCCCCACTAGCTGGCCAGTAGAACTTGTTTTCTTCAACATGTATATTTTTGGACCTGTCTCATCttaattggataggacagctgacaacaacaggaaatgttgggagaagagagttggggatgacattaagcaaagggcaaaggtcagatttgaaccccaTGCCGCAGCAAAGGGGACTATACCCTATGTAAATTGGGTGTACATCATACCCACTAGGCTATTGGAACCCCCAGTTTTTAAAACTTCCacaatgtcttttcttttttcttactttttatgttgttgtttgtttgcaaaaGTAAGTCAGGGGGAATGGTTTAGATTTCATGAATTAAATGACCTACAGGACATTGCATTAGGTAATTATTTAGTCATCACTTATTGTACAttaacaatttaaagatatagcCTTGAACTTTACCTCAACCTGTGCACTTCCTTCCCAGAGTAAAGAGAATACAGCAGAGTAGGAGCCATTAAGGTGATCCACCACTCGTCCAGCCACACCTGCTTCAAGTGCCCTGTTGTGCAATCGGGTAACAATTGCATCTCCTCCAGACTTCTTGGGGTTACCTTGGAAGTCGTACATTTTTATCATAACTTCCAGCTGGTCTCCTACATGCCGCTCGTCTCCAACCCCCCCTGGGAGAATGGTGAAGGTGCTGTGGGCGGCGTTACTTGTCTGATTCAATGAAAAAGgagctggcagaggaggagTTTCAGGCCAAGCAATGGACTCCAATATGAGACGTTCCTCCTCAGCTTCTGCAGAACACAGTGGCTTGAAGGTGCAGAAGTTGTCAGGCACTGGAGGAGCAGTGTGGGGAGCAGTGTGGGGAGCAGTGGGAGGAGCAGTGTGAGGAGCAGTGGGAGGAGCAGTGGGCTGAGTAGAGGTCACTTTCTTGTTGATGATGGCAGAGTTTTCTTTATAATTTAGCTGGCAAGGAGTTGAAAAAGAAGGATGGTGACAAAGATGCATTGAACAaatttactaaaataaaataaacaaaaaaaagatggaatatTTGTccaaatacatttgtattattaataactgtttatttttaaaactttaatctGCCGGAAGTCACTTTGGAATTATTCTTAACTTGACCTAAGGACAATAGTCGTTTACATTTCTTGATCTTACAGCATGCTCTCCCCTTATGAACATTTAATTCACAAATGTTCTCTTATTTACTCTTTTCAATgatcaaagttgtgttttaatttttccAATTATATATTGTCTACTTTTCCCTCTCAAAGTTAGGTGTTTCTGTATCTGGCGCATTATTAATTTAATGGCGGATTATAGACATTTTAGAAGACCAGGCCGATACACTGAGGGCCACTCTATAAAATACTGAAGTAATATCCACTGCAATGATctcaacatggaaaaaaaagtgttttgggaCAGAATTGCTCGGGATCTAATATGATGATGTCAGGGGATAAGAAAACAAAGGATCCTTTCTTCTGCCCCTTCATCAACTCCATTTTCCATTGTATGAGCAATTGCACTGCTATGTAACTGTCAGTCTAAGTGAGACAACAACTAGGAAGATGTGTGAGTCACTTGAGACAACAGAGTGCCACCAAGATGTCACTCTGTGAATTATGTGATTCTGCAAATCTTTCTATCAAACCAGGAGTGTACAGGAAAAGTACaatatgtcacattttattacgttctttacactaaaatatctaaatgaattaaaaattgactaagcTTGTGTtgtaataactttatttctatagttATGGACTAagcctatgttatatatttgtCACATCTATCAACAATCTACAATCTAACAACACCCACTGCCCCCCCATGTAGCTTATTAACCTGCACGAGGGAAGATAACAAAATGATATACAATTTATATCAGATTTAAATGAACTCTGCTATACAGCTGCACAGCATAATTTATATGGCAAGGTACAGCAGCTGTCTGAATGGAGCTAGTGCAAATTTATAGAGTCTGTGCATActttaaaggctgaatgtgtgacattttacacataaatacagtggaaatcaagtatatcctctgaaaataactttgagtcatgactgtctacaaggAGTgcgacacccgagtcccactgtctgtgatgttttctgagctgtatctacagcgtgttaacatggacgggacggccggccggctgcTCCCCTCACTCAGTATTAATCTACTGCATATAGCTCTGTTTACATTTGTCAATAATTCAGTTTACTTTAAAaagatcactgtccacttatatctctATTCTACTGcatctattttgtattttaactgtaGTATTTAATTtggtattttatatttttagttaaATTTTTTTAGCCTTCTTTGCACTGTCGTTATGCTTCTGCTCTgggtgcctttgaattgcccccaggggaaaaataaagtttcttgAAATTAATAGAATTGAAATTATCCTGCTTCATGGAATACCCCTCCGGTCCTCACAGTTATGACATTATTACCCTCCTGATGTCACTTGTTGGGTGAATAGCCAGCCTGCCTCCTCAACACAAACTCTTTCAATCGGCATATATAAAATAACTGTGCTGGAGACTGGGGCGCCCCACTGTCCATATTTTAGTAATTCATTGTAAGAAAGGCTAGAAGCAGAACCCAAGTAATCTCCATGTATAAACTTAAGGACTGAGTGGACatacaaaatgtaataatgaaGTAGACAGCtgatatctgtgtgtttttatttgtagagAGCAGATGAACACCTTCATTGTTGCACTTCTGTACAAACTTAcatttaatggatttttttacatatcactttcatttcagcataaATCTTACTTAACAACTATCgttgtattttaaattcaactactttttgtatgtattttcacaataatgggtgAAATATGCATTTTGCAAATCctaaaacttttatttgtttatggtAAGCATCTCGCAACCCCCCTTTCAGTGTCTCAGGAGCCCCCAGGGGGGCCCAATCCCCACTTTAGTACATTGAAAGACACTCAATGACCacctttaaagtgttaccaataATCCCagttctcacctgcagcaggtccaTGTTTCTTAGTGTAAAGAACAACACAGTCAGAAGGAGAAGGATGACACAGGTCTTCACAAGTTTCATGTTGACATGGTTACTTATAAAACCTTTTAGCCACATGGTGAGTCCTCCTCTGGTACTGGATTAAAACAACCAAAAGGGGAAACAGACTCTGTGTTAAGTTTATAATGTGAATTCTTCTTGAAGACACTTAACTCAGACATAAAAACCTCTGAATATTTATAGTGTCATCATGTCTCACTACCAACATCAAACTAATCTAGTCAATCGAGAATGTGATAATAGGATagaataggataggatagtactttattgatccccagaggggaaattcgggcattGCAGACAAGTAAGGTCATAAATTAAGGTAATTATATGTTACCAAACAGGGAGTgtacaacaacacaactttttGGTGCTTGAGGTTTGACAGGAACATAATTATAATGTTCATACTGATGGTCAAATTCTCACAATCAGGTGTGCCAAGGTTACATGGTCTTATGAAATGTACTGACGTCACTTGAGGACAAAAGGTTGACTTAAGGTTGGGTTAGTTTACCTGCAGGCACACAGTAATGGAGGCACAAAGGAAACATGTACATTTAgcctaatcaatcaatcaatcaatcaatcaatcaatcaatcaatcaatcaatcaatcaatcaatcaatcaatcaatcaatcaatcaattcttaTTTGTATAACcacaactcataacaagtgttatcttgacacactttacaaaaagcaggtaaaagaccttaataCCTAACTAAAGATTGTTTTTAAgtagacatttattttgttactttatactttaacacatttacatttcagattaTAATTCTATTCCATTTATTcctcaatgttttttcttcagtttcactTGTTACTTTGTAGATTAAAAAATCAATGATTCTAAAAATCATGATGTATAATATTAGACAACATTAAATTAAGCTCATCAACTCTGTGTCTCACAGCTTCAGCATATATGATACCATGTCTACAGTAATTTAATTGAAACTGTTCAAATAGCTCATGCTTCCCGAATGACGACacttatttttgggcatttaaatatatttttaaatatatcactGTACTACCTCTAAATGGAGGACTATTTTTAATTAGATTTATCAAACTGAACATATTCTTTTAAACTGATGGGATCATAGATTGATAAAGTATGATATATGACATGGGGTTTTATATCAGAGTTTGAACTCCAACAGTGAAGAGTATTTCCTATCCCTAAAGTATCCAGTAACAAAACAAGTAAATGTGATACAGgggttcaattaaaaacaaaaatcagacgCAAGAAGCTTAAAGCATGCAGCATAAAAGAGGTACAGAAAACGTTAAAAAAATACCTTCAAAGTAGACACTAATGGAAACATGTCGTTTTCTCAGCATCtataaaatgaaacataaatttcacccaaacaaaataaagaatattacGGCTTACCTCAGAAGACATTAATTTGGAGTGAACACAGTGGTGAAATCTCTGTGATGTGATGGAAatccaaattttaaaaaagtaaaacttttactcagaaaacaagacaaccTGTCATAACAACAAGCGTCAAAAAAGTGATAAAGAAGCTTCATAAAGTCATCAAGGTTAGAAGTTctattatcaagatgaatgatgCCCTTCATAAGAATGTTGCCTCCTTACATTTAACCTTTGGTTACGTATCCATCCATATATTAAAAACGCCAGCTGAACAACAACTGAACAGATGAAAACCAGTTTGACAGTAACTCAAGTATGGGCCTGTAGCATAAACTTTGCATAAACAACGCATCTCCATTGAGTACTGAAATATGTCAAGGTGGCGGAGACACCCATATGGAAAAgaactaaaaatgttttactaaatGTTTATAACTTTTATCTGAAACTTAATACACGCATGACAGGGATGGGCAATATAtctggttttcatgttttcttcatgtttccaattaactgatatgtaaaaattgacctgagggcctcattgagggttgatgggggccaccagttgcccacccctgtgcATGACAGTCAAACCAAGTAAAAGATCCAGAATCCATTTTTGTAATATGAAATGTATATAACTCTTtgaaaaaacctttttgaatcctACTGTGATCATCAACATCAGAGAATGATCTTGTTACATAATTTGCATACCTCCAACATGTGCTTTATATTTCACAATCTGAAAACTCTGGCCAGAGCACTATTAAATCAGATCATATGTCATTGTTGAATTTTAGTTACAATATATTAATCACatcagcacaaaacaaacagtagcCTTTATTTCAGACTGATCATTACTACTTACTACATACATGATGCTCTATAATCCCTCAGCTACAAACAGACACCTCCTTACACAACATGATGAGAGCAGATGGCGAAAGGTTGAGAATGACATGTTAAGAACATCCTGAACTACAGGAATGTGGTCTCTCAACATGGTTCGTTTGAATGTATTGAAAGGTGTGACTGTTTAGGGCGGTGCTCGTTCATTGTTCAGGTGAAGGTATACGTGTTCTTGTATGAGGGTTTAAAGTTATACTGGGGAGATGactgtaccacagtcatttgaAACAGCTGTAATTAAAACTCATCAATTTAAACACATTGAACACATCCCCATCTTGACTGCACAAAGACTCAgccactctgctgctgctcttttttaTACCCAATCATGATACTCACCTTTTCCTGTTAACCTTATTAACTGTGAGATATTCCATTAGCTGTTATTGAAAGACTTTCTCAACTCTTTGTCCCCTTGTTGCAactttcaaaactttttttaaacatgctttcAGCCTCAAATTTAAAATAGGAGTCCATTTTTCAAACATTGATAGAATTTCTCAGattcaacatttgatatgttgtctttgtgcaatTTTTTAATCAGATATGGTGtttcaacctttaaaaaacaataatcatcaccttctatttttgttttcattttacacaACATCCCAACTTTTAGGAATCAGGGTTGTAATAATTAACAGCATGAATACTCGACTTGAGAAGTTATCTGCATGATTCACAACCTTGCAATGCCATTTGTTCTGCATTATGAACCATTATGAGGCACTATGCACCCAGAAAGTATTTTCTGAAGATCAGATGAACgttaaaaaaagtcatcataCTTCCCTGATATCATCAGGTCCCGGTAGTAATCCAACAGGATTAAAGCTATGGATAGGATCAAATCTTGAAATcaggttgtttaaaaaagaaaaggaaaatataatcagataaaaaacaatccaatcctgttttgttcactggtaaaactttcagtttttgttgtctAAACTTTTGACTAGGATTTCTTTAATCCAAAAACTCAGGATTATGGTGATACCAGCAGAGTGCTGGATTCAGGCTGGATTACAAGAAAATGTCAACTATGACATTACATATCAAATGTGTTGCAGCTGAGAGGTTCTCTCAACTTGTGTGGATTGTGGCGcgcccctgtggacaaagtatgcAGTGTGAGGTCCTCTTTAGAGCACTGCTGAACCTTTTAGGCCAAACAATAGAATACTTTGGTTCATCCATAAAAGTCACTGCTTGGATCAGATTGagctaatttttattttattttattttttcaaacaaggATGAAAGTGAGTTGGGCTAGTGATCCTGGGTaggtaaaagtgaaaaagagtGAACTGGACTTCtggatatgaaaaaaaagtggactACCTAATCCAGATCATTCTTATCTGGATTCATTTGAAACAACTGGGCTCAGATAATTCTTAAAGGATAACATCTTGGGGATATGGAGGTAGAGTGAGGCAGATGGTTCAGGAGGTATTTCAAGtatcaaacacaacaaggcACTTCATATTGACTGTACCAATAATTCTTTAAATGCAGAgtcaaatgtcacattttaagagTATTTTAATGTCCAACTGAATTTACATTTGACCTTTTAACTGCTcaataatgtaaaaatgtgtgaccttttatttttttttacgttgaTG contains:
- the LOC132956436 gene encoding NXPE family member 3-like, with product MWLKGFISNHVNMKLVKTCVILLLLTVLFFTLRNMDLLQLNYKENSAIINKKVTSTQPTAPPTAPHTAPPTAPHTAPHTAPPVPDNFCTFKPLCSAEAEEERLILESIAWPETPPLPAPFSLNQTSNAAHSTFTILPGGVGDERHVGDQLEVMIKMYDFQGNPKKSGGDAIVTRLHNRALEAGVAGRVVDHLNGSYSAVFSLLWEGSAQVEVTLVHSSEAITVLRRLSREHPDRTILKSLFRSGSISETTICNICLRQTNQPQCNYTDLRTGDPWFCYKPKKLSCDTRMNHMNGGMGIKLKANEAKLFKSNVNMQVFIQASGPANVTVLPQRKEQPMDSQGSGKSGLSGYYYQGVWRSLGGTKVHQFNNSSAISQCLKGKEVHLYGDSTVRQWFEYLDASLPDAKEINRNNPKKSGPFMIWDNAKNILVKFHLHGPPLSVSVLIPTSELRYIANEIDDVVGGTNTVVIFGIWAHLTPFPMQFYIRRLYGIRRAVIRLLNRAPDTLVVIRTPNLRGINPYIFAFNDWYAIQQDKVVRAVFKGLNVQLVDAWEMVLAHHLPHYVHPPPPIIKNMINIILSLMCPQ